Genomic DNA from Oryza sativa Japonica Group chromosome 5, ASM3414082v1:
ATCCGGATATCGTGTGATTTTCATCAAATTTTGTCATCCATAATTCAGAAATCCCACAAACCACTTAGGTTATTTTCTTTATGGATGACTAGATATATTACAAACTATGGGCACGTTTAGTAAGCCAATTTGTGACTTTTTCGGCTGTACAACACAGCCACAGCCGAATAGCTGAAGTGTTGCGGCAGATGGACATTGTAGCAACAATGTAATAAGCTTGTCCTGCTCTAGACATGTAGTTACTGGTTGGCTGTTGCAGTAGTTGTAGCCACTATTGCAGCGCAGCTGCAGCGGCTAGTTCTGCCGAACAAGCCCTATTTCCGTTAGAGATGAATCAAATAttattatacttcctccgttgcAAAATGTTACAATCTAAAATGAGTCAAGACAATGAATCTTAGGATGGATCAAATTCCATACTTTAGCTCCCTTTGAATTGAAGGGAAATTGGAGGGATAACAAAGGAATTGAAACCCTACACTATTCATGCATTTTATTCGTAGAAACTAGAAAAGGAAAAACGTAGGGAACTTTCCTATTTCTACGATTgtagaggaaaaacataggaaagtTAACATCcactctaacctcttggaaaactttccttgagtctatctctcttatctgattcatgcgtttttcctgtggtccaatcaaatggttattcttgtgttttgcaatcatctgttttacacttgtattcctatcagaatcctgtgtttttcttatTCCCCCGTTTTTTCAATCATGGATTCAAGGGGCCTAAAATTGCAACATTTTGGTACGGAGGCAGTACATTACAAACTTAATAAATATAAGGAATATAGAACAACTATATAAAACATTAAACAATGGTAATGTAGAAGTACTTTTAGGAAAGTCACACTTTTGTGCCACGCGCGCATGATTCATAAGTTGAAAGTGCATCACTAGTTTATGTCAAATTTCAAACAGAGTCCACCAAAATTCGCAAAGTTTCATAAAACTGTCACTCTTCTGGACTCATTTCAAACCCAAAACAAGATTCGCTTGAATCATATCGCATATACTTCTTCACATCCATTACCAAGGTTGATTAACCACATGGATATCTTTCGCAAACAAATTAAGcatagaaaaacaaaacaaaacaaaacagctAGTAGTATTACTGCTACTTGTTGTTCATCAACACCTTGACGAACTCCTTGTACTCGACGCGGCCCTCGCCGGCGGGATCCGCCTTGCGCACCATctcgtcggcctcctcctccgtcagCCGGTCGCCGTGGGACACCATCGCCTGCCGGAGCTGCTCCGCCGGGATCACCCCGCTCCGCGCGTCGTCGAACACGTCCAAGCACGCCGCGAGCTCCTTCTCCGTCGCCCCGCGCCTCATCTTGCGCGCCGCCACCGACAGGAACGCCGCGAAGTCGAtgtctccgccgcctccgccgccgccgccgctggcggtgGCGTCCGCCAGGAACCGCCGCGCCTCGGCCTCGTCGACGTTCTGGCCCAGCGACCGCAGCGCCGtcacgagctcgccggcggcgatgcgACCTGCGGATGACGAGGACGATCAGTGGCAGGTTGGATGACGGGGAAACTAATCTTGGTGGCGGCTTACCGTCCTCGTCGCTGTCGAACAGGTCGAAGATTTCTCGGCACTCGTCCACCTGTTCTTGGGTCAGCTTGGCCGCCatggatgagagagagagatcaagaaTTTCGCCTAATTGCTGTGTCAAAGCGTCAGCTGGTAGCAAATTGGAATGGAAGATTTCTGGAGGAATTGAAAAGAAGCAAAGGCGTTTCTTTTTGACAGGTCAAAAGAGAATTAAAAACAAATTCATTTGATTAAATTCCTACCTTTGCAACTCACTTTTtcttcatatgaaaaataacaAATCAGTGAGCTAGTATGATTGAAACAAGGGAATTGGACAAGTTGAACGATGGAAAAGAGGAGGACGGGTCATCTACAGTGGTCATGGTCATATCATAGTGCTTCAATGGCATAAAGCGACGTTTCGTCCAACTTTGGTTCGATTCAGTTTAGCTGTAAAGATGGATAGATAGGACTCGATGATTTGTCACACCGTTTATTAGTTGTTGTCCTTTCTTATTTCGATTCCGCATTTGTAATGTTGTTAGGTACACTCATTTCAAAGGTAACGAGGAAAAGATAGGACTCGGTAcctaaaagataaaaaataatactctcttcgtcccataatataagagattttgagttttttgtttgcactgtttgaacactcgtcttattaaaaaaaattagaattattatttttttttgacttactttattattcaaagtactttaaacataacttttcgttttttatatttgcataaattttttatataagatgagtggtcaaacactataagcaaaaactcaaaatcccttatattatgggacggatagAGTATCTATGAAATAGAATCTAAATAAGAAGAGTCAATTTAAAGGTGTGACAAATCATTGAAACAATGTTGAACACAGACTAGAGCTACCACCTCTGTTCAAAAAGACATAAAAATTTCACTAATTTTATGCTTATCACCTGAAGTGGGAAGTGGTAGCTAGTGACGGATCTAGGCATATTTTGTAGGGTAGGCCGACTCCACGGCTTTTTTTAAAGCATCCTACAAACCTTGATTTTCATGTATAAATTAACAAAATATAGTGAAATAATCACACTTAAATACAAACTAACTAATAATTGATCTTACAGGATTGGATTAAATTTCTGTTTCCGTCACTGGTGGTAGTAAAAGCCAAGAGCCAACAAACCAAACCGGTAGTCCTGAATCCTGATCCAGCTTAGCTCAACAGCCTGGACCCGTACCAGTACACCACTTGTATCCATGAGTGATTGTGCTCGAGCATGTACTGAGATTCCAGCAATGAAAAGCATTCGCTGTCAGGGTCTACTTTTCGTTGCTTCGTTTGGTTCCAGCCTACTACCTCcctcaaaaaaaacaaaaaaaaaaactctaaacaGATTACGTGTAGATTCATAATACTATAATGTTGTCACATAGCATTCCAGATTTGCTTTTATGGGACAAAAGAAGCAGACATGAAGGCTTGACAGTGGCTATCAGTACTTGACTAGTCCTGATCAAAGGAAAGCTAACACTACACATTCAGTTCGTATGCATCATATATGCACCTTGGCATACTAATTTGTGAATGCCTCGAAACATAGGAGCACAAAATATAGTTGCGATAATTTTGCAGACATCAGCTAAAATTCAACCAGGATCACCGATCATCAAAACATGGTCACATGGGTAGCCTCAGGATGCGGGGGATGGCTGCAACCATTCAATTCAGCACGCAACAGGGAAGTAAAGATGATGATAGAAAGGAACCAGGCAATGCATATCTGCACAACGATCCAAGAAAAATGATGAAACCCCAACAAATCCTATGCTCCGGCAGGCGCAAGATAAGCATCACAATCAAAAGAAACCAGGCATCTGATGTTGTTTCGCATGACTAGACCACCTAACCCGATCGCTACTCAACATTACCACCAGCAAAGATAGGTACTTAAAAGGAACATCACAAAGTACAGCTTTGTTGTAGGCCCTGACAGTTTTAGTTCACTTCAGACAGAACTTATTTAATGGGAACCCTCCTCACTTGGCCATCATGACCTTAACGAACTCCTCGTAGTTGATCTGGCCATCGCCATCGACGTCAGCCTCACGGATCATCTCGTCGACTTCCTCGTCGGTCAGCTTCTCACCAAGGTTGGTCATGACGTGGCGGAGCTCAGCAGCCGAGATGAAACCGTTCTGGTCCTTGTCAAACACACGGAAGGCCTCCTTGAGCTCCTCCTCAGAGTCGGTATCCTTCATCTTCTTCGCCATCAGGTTCAGGAACTCTGGGAAGTCAATGGTCCCATTGCCATCAGCATCAACCTCGTTGATCATGTCCTGCAGCTCCGCCTCAGTTGGGTTCTGACCAAGGGACCGCATCACGGTTCCAAGCTCCTTAGTAGTGATGCAACCTGCACAATGTATTCAGAGATCAGCACAAGAGAGTACTAAATGGAACATGCGATTATCTCGTTCAACGCTTATAAAATTAACACAACATGGTCCTTTAGTGCTGCAATATTGTAATATTGTTTTATGTCCACAAAGTACAATTTTAAGACCAAGAAATCAAAGTTGTCCTGAGTCCTGACAACAGAGTACATACACATCACAAAACCACCATCAGTATCGTTATCACTTTCAGCCAATTTATGAACCTATTTCACAGAATGATAGTGCTAGATAGAATCATTGAACATATAATACAAATCACAGACCACTATATGCTACAGTCCAGATGAGAATCATGAAACGATAAGAATGTGATGCCTAGGTTTAACAGCCACTTAGGTAGCTTCCCGCCACCGCACTAGCATACGATCAACTCATAAACCtacatcaataattattgtgtacactaGATGTGGCACAAATCACAAACCAGCCCAGCTTGCATCTAAGACTTGCTAAAAATGAACTTCTCTTGCGCACGAGCAAGAAATAACTACAGGCCGCCGAAGAATTCAAAACATAGGTTTTAATAAACTATGGCCACAAAAGAGCACTTTACATCTTAAATGTTGGTCTAAGAACTGCATTGATGTCTCTATTTTTCCTTCGTGTAATGATGGTACACCAACATACTATCACTCAACACTTCTTTCAACACTACTGGTGTACAACCCACAGTTCTTTCAACACTGTTGTACAAAGACAAATATCAACTGAAGCACTAGAATTTCCCCTAAACAAACTAGCCATAGGCATCATACTGCTATTGCAAAACCAGATTCACACCTCAATTCTACATAAAGTTTGGTATATTCCACACCCAAATTTCAAAACCACACAGAATCATTGGCCTAACTCCACATAGAGATTCTCAAGCACTCGTGGTAGATCATCATGTAAACCAATGTTCACGCCATGCTAAATAACAAATGGCATGATTCACAAAACTCGATGTACGGATCCTCCTCTCCAAATCAAACAACTCTCTGCCGCTCTTAGCCCCTAGTTCAAAGGGCCTAGTTGCTGATCCCAAATCATCCATTCCTCTAAAGCACGGCAAAAATCCAAAACACACCATACATCGAAACACACAAAATCCGCTAAGATCACGCCCCCCACGAAAACACAGCCGCTGCACAGCAAAAACAGCTAAACGAGGCGAAATCATCCCGAATCACCGCCGAACCACAAATCCACACCCAACCCGTCACAGGATCAACCGGATCTAGCGCCCCTGGACACACGAAACCCTACCGCGACACCGCAATTCGCCCGGATCGAGCTCCGCGTCGCCCGatccggccgcgccgcccagAGACCGCGCGCGTGCCCCAACGtggggggaggaagaggaggagaagagagagagagagaggggggagtgGTGGGTGGCGCGCGTTACCGTCGCCGTCCTTGTCGAAGAGGCTGAACGCCTCCTTGAACTCGGCGATCTGCTCGTCGGTGAGCTGGTCCGCCATGGGGGGTTGGTGGTGGAGGCGAGGTTGGGGGTGTGGAAGCTTCGAGAAGGTTCcgcgagaggaggagaggaaggaagggGAACGAGTGGCGAGGGGGGGGTGGAGAAGAGATGGCTGTGGCTGGGCCTTTATAGGCAGCGACCACGAGAGAGGGTCGCCGAGATGACGGGGTTATGTATCCGGTTctcttttgcctttttttttctttttcttttttttgtaccttttgtctttttttttcttttttaattgctTTGGTTTTTGGTAATCTTTATTCCATGTTCCATTTTTGCTCTTTTGGAACTTTAGGTTGAGTGTAGATGggtaatagttttttttttgttgatcaGGGTTTCACATGTATATGTAACTTTTGTTGTTCAATATGTTATAATTGTCGGTATATATAAAGATACTGAAGGATAGATTAATCTTCGTAGGAAGTCAAGGAGAGGATAGCTAAATTCACTAACCAAACTAGCTGCGGAATATTTGATGGGTAGTTGCTAAAGTAGCAAGAAATTAATGTTACATGTGTCAAGTAACATTAGAGATCAAGATGGTGATAACCGATGAAATAGTTAGTGTATCTAACATGGGGAATATCCAgtgaaaaccatcaaataagtgaaaaccataactaaaagttttgtaaattcatgaaaaaattactagagataagtataggtatgaagtACATTCATAtcaaatcttaagtccaaactaaaattcatttgagagaaaaaaaaagacaaatttggGGTGAATAGTGCTTTTCATgaatttataaaacttttagATATGGTTTTCACGGGTTTTCActtatttgatggttttcaccggatatgtcccCATTCAACATTGTGACATAGGGTTGCGACGTGGTTTTCATCACAACATATGATATAAGT
This window encodes:
- the LOC4339171 gene encoding probable calcium-binding protein CML9 isoform X1, whose product is MAAKLTQEQVDECREIFDLFDSDEDGRIAAGELVTALRSLGQNVDEAEARRFLADATASGGGGGGGGDIDFAAFLSVAARKMRRGATEKELAACLDVFDDARSGVIPAEQLRQAMVSHGDRLTEEEADEMVRKADPAGEGRVEYKEFVKVLMNNK
- the LOC4339172 gene encoding calmodulin-2, producing the protein MADQLTDEQIAEFKEAFSLFDKDGDGCITTKELGTVMRSLGQNPTEAELQDMINEVDADGNGTIDFPEFLNLMAKKMKDTDSEEELKEAFRVFDKDQNGFISAAELRHVMTNLGEKLTDEEVDEMIREADVDGDGQINYEEFVKVMMAK